The following is a genomic window from Miscanthus floridulus cultivar M001 chromosome 14, ASM1932011v1, whole genome shotgun sequence.
CTGGAGCAGAGGCAGAGCACAGCAAGTCGGGCAACCAACCAAACCGCTTCCCACCAGCCCAGCCCATGTGTGCTGCTACGACGACTACCAACAAGCAACAATGCTCCACCAGACTCAATAGCTGCAATCAATCATGGCAGCTGCCAACGCCCCCCGTCGCAGCTGGGACGCCGCATTTCCATCActttacagcagcagcagcagcaagcgcGTTCGCGATCAGGTCTGGTCGTCCGGCATCTTGTTGCTCCGTCGTTTACTTTTACGTTGTCCTCGTCGGCGATCGTTTCTTGTGACGGCGGCAGATATGATATATGGTGTGTTTGCCGGCGGCGAATGGTGCGCATGGATCGTCGGCGTTCAGCTGCAGAGGCGGACGGTGCACGCCACCGCCTGCGCCCAGTACTTGAGCCGCGCCTTCACCTCGTCGGGGCTATCACCTGCGGTTATCCAAAGACAAAGGACGACTGCACTCGTTAGAAACAGGTGCCGACAAACACAAAGAAGCGAGCAAATCGTCCTTCGACAAGTGGTGTTCTTGGTTGGTTCCGTGACGGGAAAAGATTCCATCCATCTTCATTGACCAAGGAAAGGAGGGAAGCAAGCAAGGAACCCAAGTCATGGACGGCTTGCTGCTCTGCGTTGCGTTGCTTACCGGGGCTGGAGATCTTCCAGTTGGTGACGGGCGGCGGCAACTGCACGGCGGAGGCAtccggtgcggcggcggcggcggcgtcgtgctGCTGCTGCAGCGCAGGCTTGTCGACGTCGTCCAGCTGGAGGCGCTGGGTCATGGAGTAGCAGAGCTCGAGCGCCGGGAGCGTGCCTCGGAGCTCGGGGATCTCGTCGTAGCTGAAGCCGAAGCCCAGGTCGGCGCACCCCTTGAGCTCCTCCAGGTCGTCGTCCGTCAGGCTCCGGGACCGCCCCACCGCGTCGTCCCCGCCCGCCGCGAGCACTACGGGCTTCGGGTCCCGCCGCGCCGGCCACGCCGCCTCCCACTGCGCCCCGCGCCACAcgtcctccgcctccgcctcgggCTCGTCGACCGGCGGGGCAGAGACGGCGACcgcgctggcggcgctgctctgtttgcggcggcggcggcggttgcggTTGCGGTTGCGTTGGCGGAGAAGGAGTGCAGCTGGAGGCGGGGTCGGCGGCGGGGAGGCGGTGGCAGACGAGGAGGAAGATGacgccgtggcggcggcggtgagctCGGGGTCGGAGTCTGAGCTCCACATCTCGGCGGCGTGGTCGATCTCGTCGCTTGGACACTGAGAAGGGGGGGCGAGGGAGGCGGGGAGGTGTGAAATGGTGCTGAGTGGGTGGAGGGTGGGGGCTATTTGTACCGCCGGACGGGACGGGGGCCATTGTAGTGGGGCTGGGCTGGCTGGTAGGGGGGTGTGGGACCCGCCTTGATGCGTGGACGAATGGAATGGACATATCATGTGCCTGTTCATGGAGGTGGTCAATCACGTCATGCCATGTGTACTAGTAGTACTCCTATGCATGAAGGCATCAAGCATCATGCATGGATGTTTCTAGTGATCGACAAAAGATGCCTTCATGTTTGGAGGAATTTGGAGAAATATGAAGAAATTTGGATGAATTTGGAGGAATCTataagaggaaaacactgtttcaaataaaaaaagaagcggatcaagccgggtttaaaggCACGCGAACAGAGCCAATACTCGTGTTCATGCTACTTTTTTCTTTTGTATATGCCAGCGTTCATTTGCTCCTTGAGCTCGAGTAGTCCACAAAACCTTGAGCTTTTGTGTGCCTCAATAGACATGGGGATCAGTCGATCCACAGAATTAACGTAGAACCCCCAGCTTCCTCATCGTCCTCCAATCTCTCATTGTCCAGAGTCTTCTTCAACGTTCGAAAAGGACGAGATCCTTCGTCCTGTCTGTAGACAGTTGGACGAGCTACTGCCAAAACGTGACACGTACTAGGTACGTGCAGCCGCCACGGGACCAGAGGAAGACGTGGCAGTCTCGATCACAAAGTCTGAGTGTGCGTGCGAGTGCGCGTGCGCGCGTCGTCTTGATCTTGtgctctctctcactctcacCGCCGTGACCAACCACGCGACGCATCCGTACGTCTGCCTGCCACTGACATTTCAGTATGCTAGGTAGCTATAGGCCAGTCTTCATGGGCATTTCATTGATGTTTCATGTCATTAAATGAGATGCCACGTCAGCAAATAAGATGCTGACTGTGTGGGAAGCCAGTTGAGTAGAACTTTGTTTGCTCTTTCCGGCTCTGGTTTATCCTGCGTACTGGTGGCTCATGTGGTTCCCGTCTTTTTCCAAGAGAACTGAATCGTATCTGTTTCAGTCGATTGCTGATTACATAGGTCCTAATCAAAGCTAGCCATGTTCTGCGGTCATGGTCAATTGCTGATTACATATGTCCAAATCCTAGTCATGTTTTAATAGTAGTGTCGAGTAGCCTGCATCAACCTTGCCTTGGCATGGTCTGAAGTTGTAGATAGCAGTAGTTTCCTGCCGAACGAATGAATGGAAACTCAATAATCCATCAAGATGTGTATGCAGATATGTGTATACAGTCATGTACAAAAGATTCTATAACCCGAAGTACTATCGATTATTTGGAGGCTGATGCAAACCTTTTGTTTGGAAGCATTCCATACCGAATGCATCtcacatattttaggtgataaaATAAATCCTGACTGAATATATTCACGTATTTGGCGGGGGTTGTGAAAATACGTGAAATATGCTAGCCATCTCTGTTCTGTACATCATCTATTCGATTAGCCCGAGAGATTGACATCATGTTCTCCTGTCCTTGTAAAATGGAAGACTTGGAAGGTATAGTTTTGTTTACGTACGGTTTCAAATAGCCACATATTTTACATGGCACATTTCATCGTAACATAGTGCAAGGATTAACTGCTACAACTAGTCTATGAAACCGTGATATGAAACTGTGCATTGAGAGCTAGCTTAATAATACAACCAGCAGCTGGCTGTATGAATCATTGCAGCATACTTCTCCGCCCACTCATATAATAGTTACATCTTCAATATTAATACATAGATCACTTGTCTCTCTTACATAGTTTCTTAGTTGTTGtgtccaagccggctgtaaggtTATAGTCCGTTTCTCCTCTCTCTTCTTCTATCTCTCCTCCATCTCAGCATTCAGCCAGTTTGCATcctcttattatacttgctcGGAGAGAGATTATTTCAATCATCAATCTAGTCCTATAAAACTGAGGAGTCTTCGAAACTGGGACGTGAAACCAGCGTCACACGTTCAAACGACCAGCAGCCGGCACGCATGCATCCTCCGACGTGGCGTCCGCCAGCTGTGCGGCGCCGGATGGCTGAGCATCCGTTGGTGATCCCCCGGCCCGCTCCCGAAAGCGGCTGCGCCGTGCACGGAAGCGCGCGCCGGGCGCCGCGTGGACGCCGGGGGATGATGTGGGCTCGCCCTTTTTCCTTTGCTGGCTTGGCGTCCGCAGGCAGCAGCGCTGCGTACGCTCGCGCCCACACGGTTTGTTTGTTGCGGGGATAAACGTGGGTGTCGTGTGCCATGCACCATATCCACAACGTCGCGCGTCGTCGCGCCGCTGTAGCTAGCTAGACAAGTGTAAAAGAGTAAACTTTTGTCACGTCTCTTTCGGCACGTACGTACAGTGCTCGTAGGGAAAGAGCATCGCTTGTGCATCACACTTTGCAGCTCCATCGATTACGTACGTGGCACACATATTTGTTGCACGGTTACTGGTGTGCACTCCCTGCCCAGCTATACTTCCCTAAAAAAAAGACAAGGAGCGGCGAGCTGTGCTCGCTCATACACCGTGTACACCGCTCACTAGCACGTCATGCATATGGTCGTGCGTACAACATTTTATGACTTTGTAGTTGCGAACAGGGAACGGGACAGCCTTTTTGTTACAATGCCCttcaaatctaaagttgcatgCGAAAGTGGGGATACCACAATTGATTTTAAAATCGATTAGCATTCAAATTGTTACTATTATTAGTGCTACGCGAAAGGATTTTTTTAATTAATGGTACCTCTTGGTTAATGTCTTCCTGCTGGGTCATTTTCGTCTTGTGTATAATCAATGTTTTTTCTATCTTTCTTGACCAGTTTTCTAGAAAAATTCATCTAACATCAACAACTTCATTAGACCCGCCATGTGATACACTACCATCGTAGTGCATTTTCTTAGTATTGTATATTGACGTTAATATACTTTCTAAATACTTGccaaacttaacaaaattaacACCGTTGTAAAACATACGGACTCTATCATAGAAGGAATGGAGAAGAAggaatcctaatcctaatccgTTTGTATATTggctcttaccaaactcttagacCTTGACAATACTATATATACGTAGGAGCTCTATATTGTAATTACCAATATTtagagaaataaagaatagtctccctaTCTTGTGTCTATTTGTTCTGTATTTTCATCTACtgtgttgatcatgagagacggagagagaaagGTCCTAACCGCTGACAATATGTTttataacacgttatcagcacgaAAAGTCGCCGTTGAATTTGCCGCCAACCTTCGACCCCGATGCTTGTGCCAATGTCTCACGACGACTACTTCGACGACGTCGATACCTGACGTTGTTAGCGGAACGGATCTGCTACGTACCTCTTCTTGCAGCTAATCTGCACTGTGTCGACATGCACCGTCGGCCAAACACCCTACGCGGTATGTATCTACTGACCACTGCCCTACGCGGCAAGTAAGGTAGATCAAGTTGGCATCCTCTATCGGGTATGAAAAGAATCACATCTTGCAGATTACACCTGTCCCGACCATCGAGTCAGGCTAATATTTTTGCACTAATTATTTCTACACGTAGTAGATACATGCATATGAAGTATGCGCATAAATATGTAAAAGTAATTGCATCTACGGATAATTGCATCTAgggttgaaaaaaaaaacaacaaaaagagCATGCAGTCTCTTGGCACGATACTAGCACGTGGCCTCCATCCCGTTCAGTGCTTGCATGCACATATAAAAGTGCTAAACGCCATTTAGCACACGTCTGCACCTGCACGTGTGACGTCCACGATCACGCCATTTACTCCTTGCTGATGTTTGCGGCCCGCATGCCGCAATCAGCACTATTGGCATACACGTTTGTTGGCTTGAACGCCATGGTCGCGTTCCACTGGCATACAACATGGTACACACGGCCGCCGCCCGCGCGGCATGCATGTCGCAAGGAGTTGATGCCAATGCCATACGCCGGTTTGCCGACGGCTCGCTGCTAATAGTAGCCCATCTGCCGCCTTTGATCTGCGTATAGCCTTATGGCCCGCACGTCATTTGTCACCTGCACATTACACCAGCTCGAAGCTGCCGCAACACTATGCTCAACGAGAGCGTTGCCCACATACACTTGGCCTCGGCCCGCATGCCGTTTGCCCCGCCGGGCGCTCAGCAGATGCGTCCGGCTAGAAAAATCCAGGGAGAAAAAATAAGAAAGGACTTTATTAATTTGAAGTTTTTAGTAAGCCCCTGAATCCAGAAGATTTACACTATATTCTTGCAGAATACGTCCTATACTTTCTGGAAATTATGAAATTCGGGTGTTTTGAATGAAACTTATCGGAAATTTCAGTTTTTACCGTAGTTTTTGGAATAATTAACCCTAGACCTTCTGTTTATGCATATTTAATATATTTCTTATACCCACATGTGTAAGAGTTTGTATACAACATTAAGTCTACAATTTAGTTGTCATTTTCTAGCTTTTTCTGAATTACATGGTAGAATTAATTCTGAAAAAAAATTCTATACTGtgaatttaattctgaaaaatgctAGTGCAACCCTGTTATGAATTTTATACCATGTAATTGTAAGAATAAAAACTTGAATAATTACACTAGAAACATGGTATAAGGTTTATGAGCACTCTAATTCCTGCAGACTTAGACTTATCATCTTTGATATGCTCATATTTGTTTTTTCTAGCATAATGAATTTTTAGGATGAACAAATGTATGGTATtaattttgaaaatttataagaATAATTTGCATAACCATCCACTATCTTTTTGCACATTGCTACTTGTTTACACACAGTAAACCTATATGCACATGATTTAGTTATAATATATGCATACCTTCATGAAGAAGGAATATCCTAGACATGCCCTGAATGGCATAATTATATAGCACGGTCATTGTTAAATCCTAGTAGGATATTCTACTGCCACTAAAGTGGAGTGGACCGTCTCAAGCATTGTAATTCCTAATAATACTCTCAAAGAATGAGTATGACCCAGCTAAATCCTAAAGGTCTTATGGGACTCACTGTATGATAAATTCTATAAGATATTCTATATGACGATGATTG
Proteins encoded in this region:
- the LOC136505483 gene encoding uncharacterized protein, which translates into the protein MWSSDSDPELTAAATASSSSSSATASPPPTPPPAALLLRQRNRNRNRRRRRKQSSAASAVAVSAPPVDEPEAEAEDVWRGAQWEAAWPARRDPKPVVLAAGGDDAVGRSRSLTDDDLEELKGCADLGFGFSYDEIPELRGTLPALELCYSMTQRLQLDDVDKPALQQQHDAAAAAAPDASAVQLPPPVTNWKISSPGDSPDEVKARLKYWAQAVACTVRLCS